In one window of Escherichia coli DSM 30083 = JCM 1649 = ATCC 11775 DNA:
- the uidC gene encoding glucuronide uptake porin UidC: MRKIVAMAVICLTAASGLTSAYAAQPADDEAGLRIRLKNELRRADKPSAGTGRDIYAWVQGGLLDFNSGYYSNIIGVEGGAYYVYKLGARADMSTRWYLDGDKSFGFALGTVKIKPSENSLLKLGRFGTDYSYGSLPYRIPLMAGSSQRTLPTVSEGALGYWALTPNIDLWGMWRSRVFLWTDSTTGIRDEGVYNSQTGKYDKHRARSFLAASWHDDTSRYSLGASVQKDVSNQIQSILEKSIPLDPNYTLKGELLGFYAQLEGLSRNTSQPNETALVSGQLTWNAPWGSVFGSGGYLRHAMNGAVVDTDIGYPFSLSLDRNREGMQSWQLGVNYRLTPQFTLTFAPIVTRGYESSKRDVRIEGAGILGGMNYRVSEGPLQGMNFFLAADKGREKRDGSTLGDRLNYWDVKMSIQYDFMLK, from the coding sequence ATGAGAAAAATAGTGGCCATGGCCGTTATTTGCCTGACGGCTGCCTCTGGCCTTACCTCTGCTTACGCGGCGCAACCGGCTGACGATGAAGCGGGACTACGCATCAGACTGAAAAACGAATTACGCAGGGCTGATAAGCCCAGTGCTGGCACGGGAAGAGATATTTACGCATGGGTACAGGGAGGATTGCTCGATTTCAATAGTGGTTATTATTCCAATATTATTGGCGTTGAAGGCGGGGCGTATTATGTTTATAAATTAGGTGCTCGTGCTGATATGAGTACCCGGTGGTATCTTGATGGTGATAAAAGTTTTGGCTTTGCCCTGGGGACAGTAAAAATAAAACCCAGTGAAAATAGCCTGCTAAAATTAGGTCGCTTCGGGACGGATTATAGTTATGGTAGCTTACCTTATCGTATTCCGTTAATGGCTGGCAGTTCGCAACGTACATTACCGACTGTTTCTGAAGGAGCATTAGGTTATTGGGCTTTAACGCCAAATATTGATCTGTGGGGAATGTGGCGTTCACGAGTATTTTTATGGACCGATTCAACAACCGGTATTCGTGATGAAGGGGTTTATAACAGCCAGACGGGAAAATACGATAAACATCGCGCACGTTCTTTTTTAGCCGCCAGTTGGCATGATGATACCAGTCGCTATTCTCTGGGGGCATCGGTACAGAAAGATGTTTCCAATCAGATACAAAGTATTCTCGAGAAAAGCATACCGCTTGACCCGAATTATACGTTGAAAGGGGAGTTGCTCGGCTTTTACGCGCAACTTGAAGGTTTAAGTCGTAATACCAGCCAGCCCAATGAAACGGCGTTAGTTAGTGGACAATTGACCTGGAATGCGCCGTGGGGAAGCGTATTTGGCAGTGGTGGTTATTTGCGCCATGCAATGAATGGTGCCGTGGTGGATACCGACATTGGCTATCCCTTTTCATTAAGTCTTGATCGTAACCGTGAAGGAATGCAGTCCTGGCAATTGGGCGTCAACTATCGTTTAACTCCGCAATTTACGCTGACATTTGCACCGATTGTGACCCGCGGCTATGAATCCAGTAAACGAGATGTGCGGATTGAAGGCGCGGGTATCTTAGGGGGTATGAACTATCGGGTCAGCGAAGGGCCGTTACAAGGGATGAATTTCTTTCTTGCTGCCGATAAAGGGCGGGAAAAGCGCGATGGCAGTACGCTGGGCGATCGCCTGAATTACTGGGATGTGAAAATGAGTATTCAGTATGACTTTATGCTGAAGTAA
- the ydgA gene encoding YdgA family protein: MNKSLVAVGVIVALGVVLTGGAWYTGKKIETHLEDMVAQANAQLKLTAPESNLEVSYQNYHRGVFSSQLQLLVKPIAGKVNPWIKSGQSVIFNESVDHGPFPLAQLKKLNLIPSMASIQTTLVNNEVSKPLFDMAKGETPFEINSRIGYSGDSSSDISLKPLNYEQKDEKVAFSGGEFQLNADRDGKAISLSGEAQSGRIDAVNEYNQKVQLTFNNLKTDGSSTLASFGERVGNQKLSLEKMTISVEGKELALLEGMEISGKSDLVNDGKTVNSQLDYSLNSLKVQNQDLGSGKLTLKVGQIDGEAWHQFSQQYNAQTQALLAQPEIANNPELYQEKVTEAFFSALPLMLKGDPVITIAPLSWKNSQGESALNLSLFLKDPATTKEAPQTLAQEVDRSVKSLDAKLTIPVDMATELMTQVAKLEGYQEDQAKKLAKQQVEGASAMGQMFRLTTLQDNTITTSLQYANGQITLNGQKMPLEDFVGMFAMPALNVPAVPAIPQQ, from the coding sequence ATGAATAAATCGCTGGTAGCGGTAGGCGTCATTGTTGCGCTAGGCGTAGTCTTGACAGGCGGCGCATGGTATACAGGCAAGAAGATTGAAACCCATCTCGAAGACATGGTCGCGCAGGCGAACGCGCAACTCAAACTGACAGCTCCTGAATCCAACCTGGAAGTCAGTTATCAAAACTATCATCGCGGCGTATTCAGCAGCCAGTTGCAACTGTTGGTGAAACCCATTGCCGGAAAAGTAAATCCGTGGATTAAAAGCGGTCAGAGCGTCATCTTCAACGAATCGGTTGATCATGGTCCCTTCCCGCTTGCCCAGCTTAAAAAACTGAACCTGATCCCGTCGATGGCATCAATTCAAACCACGCTGGTTAATAACGAAGTAAGCAAACCACTGTTTGATATGGCAAAAGGTGAAACGCCTTTTGAGATTAACTCCCGCATTGGTTACAGCGGAGATTCCAGTTCCGACATTTCGCTCAAGCCACTGAATTACGAGCAAAAGGATGAAAAAGTCGCCTTTAGCGGCGGCGAGTTCCAGTTAAATGCAGACAGAGACGGCAAAGCTATCTCCCTTTCCGGGGAGGCGCAAAGTGGTCGGATAGACGCGGTTAACGAATACAACCAGAAAGTGCAGTTAACCTTTAATAATCTGAAAACCGACGGTTCCAGCACGCTGGCAAGTTTTGGTGAGCGCGTAGGAAACCAAAAACTGTCGCTGGAAAAAATGACCATTTCAGTGGAGGGCAAAGAACTGGCACTGCTGGAAGGCATGGAGATCAGCGGTAAATCGGATCTGGTCAATGACGGTAAAACGGTCAATAGCCAACTGGATTACTCGCTAAACAGCCTGAAGGTACAGAATCAGGATCTGGGCAGTGGCAAGCTGACTTTAAAAGTCGGCCAAATTGATGGCGAAGCCTGGCATCAGTTTAGCCAGCAATATAACGCACAAACTCAGGCGCTGCTGGCACAGCCAGAAATTGCCAACAATCCCGAACTTTATCAGGAGAAAGTGACGGAAGCCTTCTTTAGCGCTCTGCCGCTGATGCTGAAAGGCGATCCGGTGATTACTATCGCGCCGCTAAGCTGGAAAAACAGTCAGGGTGAAAGTGCGCTGAATCTGTCGCTGTTCCTGAAAGATCCGGCAACGACTAAAGAAGCGCCGCAAACGCTGGCGCAGGAAGTGGACCGCTCGGTTAAATCTCTGGATGCGAAACTGACCATTCCGGTGGATATGGCAACTGAGTTGATGACTCAGGTAGCGAAGCTGGAAGGTTATCAGGAAGATCAAGCGAAAAAACTGGCGAAACAGCAAGTTGAAGGTGCATCAGCAATGGGGCAGATGTTCCGTCTGACCACCTTGCAGGACAATACCATCACCACCAGCCTGCAATATGCTAACGGTCAGATAACGTTAAACGGGCAGAAAATGCCACTGGAAGATTTCGTGGGTATGTTTGCGATGCCGGCATTAAACGTTCCGGCTGTACCCGCTATTCCGCAGCAGTAA
- the manA gene encoding mannose-6-phosphate isomerase: MQKLINSVQNYAWGSKTALTELYGMENPSSQPMAELWMGAHPKSSSRVHDATGDIVSLRDVIESDKATLLGDAVAKRFGELPFLFKVLCAAQPLSIQVHPNKRNSEIGFAKENAAGIPMDAAERNYKDPNHKPELVFALTPFLAMNAFREFSEIVSLLQPVAGAHPAIAHFLQQPDAERLSELFASLLNMQGEEKSRALAILKSALDSQQGEPWQTIRLISEFYPEDSGLFSPLLLNVVKLNPGEAMFLFAETPHAYLQGVALEVMANSDNVLRAGLTPKYIDIPELVANVKFEAKPANQLLTQPVKQGAELDFPIPVDDFAFSLHDLSDKETTISQQSAAILFCVEGDATLCKGSQQLQLKPGESAFIAANESPVTVKGHGRLARVYNKL; the protein is encoded by the coding sequence ATGCAAAAACTCATTAACTCAGTGCAAAACTATGCCTGGGGCAGCAAAACGGCGTTGACTGAACTTTATGGTATGGAAAATCCGTCCAGCCAGCCGATGGCCGAGTTGTGGATGGGCGCGCATCCAAAGAGCAGTTCACGTGTGCACGATGCCACAGGAGATATCGTTTCACTGCGTGATGTGATTGAGAGTGATAAAGCGACTCTTTTGGGAGATGCCGTTGCCAAACGCTTTGGCGAGTTGCCTTTCCTGTTCAAAGTATTATGCGCAGCCCAGCCGCTCTCTATTCAGGTTCATCCAAACAAACGCAATTCTGAAATCGGTTTTGCCAAAGAAAATGCTGCAGGTATTCCGATGGATGCCGCTGAGCGTAACTATAAAGATCCTAATCACAAGCCTGAGCTGGTTTTCGCCCTGACCCCTTTCCTCGCGATGAACGCGTTTCGTGAGTTTTCCGAGATTGTCTCCCTGCTCCAGCCGGTCGCAGGTGCACATCCGGCGATTGCTCACTTTTTACAACAGCCTGATGCCGAACGTTTAAGCGAACTGTTCGCCAGCCTGTTGAATATGCAGGGTGAAGAAAAATCCCGCGCGCTGGCGATTTTAAAATCGGCCCTCGACAGCCAGCAGGGTGAACCATGGCAAACGATTCGTTTAATTTCTGAATTTTACCCGGAAGACAGCGGTCTGTTCTCCCCGCTGTTGCTGAATGTGGTGAAATTGAATCCTGGCGAAGCGATGTTCCTGTTCGCTGAAACACCGCACGCTTACCTGCAAGGCGTGGCGCTGGAAGTGATGGCGAACTCCGATAACGTGCTGCGTGCAGGTCTGACGCCTAAATACATTGATATTCCGGAACTGGTTGCCAACGTGAAGTTCGAAGCCAAACCGGCTAACCAGTTGTTGACCCAGCCGGTGAAACAAGGTGCAGAACTGGACTTCCCGATTCCTGTGGATGATTTTGCCTTCTCGTTGCATGACCTTAGTGATAAAGAAACCACCATCAGCCAGCAGAGTGCCGCCATTTTGTTCTGCGTCGAAGGCGATGCAACGCTGTGTAAAGGTTCTCAGCAGTTACAGCTTAAACCGGGTGAATCAGCGTTTATTGCCGCCAACGAATCACCGGTGACTGTCAAAGGCCACGGCCGTTTAGCGCGTGTTTACAACAAGCTGTAA
- the fumB gene encoding class I fumarate hydratase has translation MSNKPFHYQAPFPLKKDDTEYYLLTSEHVSVSEFEGQEILKVAPEALTLLARQAFHDASFMLRPAHQQQVADILRDPEASENDKYVALQFLRNSDIAAKGVLPTCQDTGTAIIVGKKGQRVWTGGGDEAALARGVYNTYIEDNLRYSQNAPLDMYKEVNTGTNLPAQIDLYAVDGDEYKFLCIAKGGGSANKTYLYQETKALLTPGKLKNYLVEKMRTLGTAACPPYHIAFVIGGTSAETNLKTVKLASAKYYDELPTEGNEHGQAFRDVELEKELLIEAQNLGLGAQFGGKYFAHDIRVIRLPRHGASCPVGMGVSCSADRNIKAKINRQGIWIEKLEHNPGKYIPEELRKAGEGEAVRVDLNRPMKEILAQLSQYPVSTRLSLNGTIIVGRDIAHAKLKERMDNGEGLPQYIKDHPIYYAGPAKTPEGYASGSLGPTTAGRMDSYVDQLQAQGGSMIMLAKGNRSQQVTDACKKHGGFYLGSIGGPAAVLAQGSIKSLECVEYPELGMEAIWKIEVEDFPAFILVDDKGNDFFQQIQLTQCTRCVK, from the coding sequence ATGTCAAACAAACCCTTTCATTATCAGGCTCCTTTTCCACTCAAAAAAGATGATACTGAGTATTACCTGCTAACCAGCGAACACGTTAGCGTATCTGAATTTGAAGGGCAGGAGATTTTGAAAGTCGCACCCGAAGCGTTAACTCTGTTGGCGCGTCAGGCGTTTCATGATGCGTCATTTATGCTGCGTCCGGCTCACCAACAACAGGTGGCCGACATTCTGCGTGACCCGGAGGCCAGCGAAAATGATAAATATGTGGCGCTGCAATTTCTGCGTAACTCCGACATCGCGGCAAAAGGCGTTCTGCCAACCTGTCAGGATACCGGCACCGCGATTATTGTTGGTAAAAAAGGGCAGCGTGTATGGACCGGTGGCGGTGATGAAGCAGCGCTGGCGCGCGGTGTTTATAACACTTATATCGAGGATAATCTGCGCTACTCGCAAAACGCGCCGCTGGATATGTATAAAGAGGTGAATACCGGCACCAACTTGCCAGCGCAGATCGATCTTTATGCCGTTGATGGCGACGAGTACAAATTCCTCTGTATCGCCAAAGGTGGCGGTTCGGCAAACAAGACGTATCTCTATCAGGAAACCAAAGCGTTACTGACGCCGGGAAAACTGAAAAATTACCTGGTTGAGAAGATGCGCACGCTGGGTACGGCGGCCTGTCCTCCGTATCATATTGCGTTCGTTATTGGTGGAACTTCTGCAGAAACGAATCTTAAAACGGTGAAACTCGCTTCCGCTAAATACTATGATGAACTGCCAACGGAAGGGAATGAGCACGGTCAGGCGTTCCGCGATGTGGAACTGGAAAAAGAATTGCTGATCGAAGCGCAAAATCTTGGTCTGGGTGCGCAGTTTGGTGGTAAATACTTCGCTCATGACATCCGCGTGATTCGCCTGCCACGTCACGGCGCATCCTGCCCGGTCGGTATGGGCGTCTCCTGTTCTGCTGACCGTAATATCAAAGCGAAGATCAACCGTCAGGGGATCTGGATCGAAAAACTGGAACATAATCCAGGCAAATATATCCCGGAAGAGCTGCGCAAAGCAGGAGAAGGCGAAGCGGTGCGCGTTGACCTCAACCGTCCGATGAAAGAGATCCTCGCACAGTTGTCGCAGTATCCCGTTTCTACACGCTTATCGCTTAACGGCACGATTATCGTCGGTCGTGATATTGCTCACGCCAAACTGAAAGAGCGGATGGATAACGGTGAAGGGCTGCCGCAGTACATTAAAGATCATCCGATTTACTACGCGGGTCCGGCCAAAACGCCGGAAGGTTATGCCTCCGGTTCTCTTGGCCCAACGACCGCCGGACGGATGGATTCTTATGTCGATCAACTGCAAGCGCAGGGCGGAAGTATGATCATGCTGGCGAAAGGCAACCGCAGCCAGCAGGTGACGGATGCCTGTAAAAAACACGGCGGCTTCTACCTCGGCAGTATCGGTGGTCCGGCAGCTGTATTGGCGCAGGGAAGTATTAAGAGCCTGGAATGTGTTGAATATCCGGAACTAGGAATGGAAGCCATCTGGAAAATTGAAGTGGAAGATTTCCCGGCGTTTATCCTTGTGGATGATAAAGGAAATGACTTCTTCCAGCAGATACAACTCACACAATGCACCCGCTGTGTGAAATAA
- the fumC gene encoding class II fumarate hydratase, whose protein sequence is MNTVRSEKDSMGAIDVPADKLWGAQTQRSLEHFRISTEKMPTSLIHALALTKRAAAKVNEDLGLLSEEKASAIRQAADEVLAGQHDDEFPLAIWQTGSGTQSNMNMNEVLANRASELLGGVRGMERKVHPNDDVNKSQSSNDVFPTAMHVAALLALRKQLIPQLKTLTQTLSEKSRAFADIVKIGRTHLQDATPLTLGQEISGWVAMLEHNLKHIEYSLPHVAELALGGTAVGTELNTHPEYARRVADELAVITCAPFVTAPNKFEALATCDALVQAHGALKGLAASLMKIANDVRWLASGPRCGIGEISIPENEPGSSIMPGKVNPTQCEALTMLCCQVMGNDVAINMGGASGNFELNVFRPMVIHNFLQSVRLLADGMESFNKHCAVGIEPNRERINQLLNESLMLVTALNTHIGYDKAAEIAKKAHKEGLTLKAAALALGYLSEAEFDRWVRPEQMVGSMKAGG, encoded by the coding sequence ATGAATACAGTACGCAGCGAAAAAGATTCGATGGGAGCGATTGATGTCCCGGCAGATAAGCTGTGGGGCGCACAAACTCAACGCTCGCTGGAGCATTTCCGCATTTCGACGGAGAAAATGCCCACCTCACTGATTCATGCGCTGGCGCTAACCAAGCGCGCAGCGGCAAAAGTTAATGAAGATTTAGGCTTGTTGTCTGAAGAGAAAGCGAGCGCCATTCGGCAGGCGGCGGATGAAGTACTGGCAGGACAGCATGACGACGAATTCCCGCTGGCTATCTGGCAGACCGGCTCCGGCACGCAAAGTAACATGAACATGAACGAAGTGCTGGCTAACCGGGCCAGTGAATTACTCGGCGGCGTGCGCGGGATGGAACGTAAAGTTCACCCTAACGACGACGTGAACAAAAGCCAAAGTTCCAACGATGTCTTTCCGACGGCGATGCACGTTGCGGCGCTGCTGGCGCTGCGCAAGCAACTCATTCCACAACTTAAAACCCTGACCCAGACGCTGAGTGAAAAATCCCGCGCATTTGCCGATATCGTCAAAATCGGTCGTACCCACTTGCAGGACGCCACGCCGTTAACGCTGGGGCAGGAGATTTCCGGCTGGGTAGCGATGCTGGAGCATAATCTCAAACATATCGAATACAGCCTGCCTCACGTAGCGGAACTGGCTCTGGGCGGTACAGCGGTGGGTACTGAACTAAATACCCATCCGGAATATGCGCGTCGCGTAGCAGATGAACTGGCAGTCATTACCTGTGCACCGTTTGTTACCGCGCCGAACAAATTTGAAGCGCTGGCGACCTGTGATGCCCTGGTTCAGGCGCACGGCGCATTGAAAGGGTTGGCTGCGTCACTGATGAAAATTGCCAATGATGTCCGCTGGCTGGCCTCTGGCCCGCGCTGCGGAATTGGTGAAATCTCAATCCCGGAAAATGAGCCGGGCAGCTCAATCATGCCAGGGAAAGTGAACCCGACGCAGTGCGAAGCATTAACCATGCTCTGCTGTCAGGTGATGGGGAACGACGTGGCGATCAACATGGGTGGCGCTTCCGGTAACTTTGAACTGAACGTCTTCCGTCCGATGGTGATCCATAATTTCCTGCAATCGGTGCGCTTGCTGGCAGATGGCATGGAAAGTTTCAACAAACACTGCGCAGTGGGCATTGAACCGAATCGTGAGCGAATCAATCAATTACTCAATGAATCGCTGATGCTGGTGACTGCGCTTAACACCCACATTGGTTATGACAAAGCCGCCGAGATCGCCAAAAAAGCGCATAAAGAAGGGCTGACCTTAAAAGCTGCGGCCCTTGCGCTGGGGTATCTTAGCGAAGCCGAGTTTGACCGCTGGGTACGGCCAGAACAGATGGTCGGCAGTATGAAAGCCGGGGGTTAA